A DNA window from Anaerocolumna sp. AGMB13020 contains the following coding sequences:
- the mraY gene encoding phospho-N-acetylmuramoyl-pentapeptide-transferase: MDSRQLMPVVIAFVISLTLCPIIIPFLKRLKWGQYVRNNGPKSHLRKTGTPTMGGIVILLGIVLTSILYLKDNRDIIPVLFATVGFGLIGFLDDYLKIVMKRSMGLKVWQKLLGQILVTIIFVIYFTKHTEVGTSVLMPFSGGFDEGYYLEIGIWFIPMMIFIMLGTVNGANFTDGLDGLAASVTLQITTFFSVAAIVVGSSISPITNAAAGSLLGFLVFNIYPARVFMGDTGSLALGGFVAASAFMLKMPLFLIIVGLIYLIEVISVILQIAYFRITGGKRIFRMAPIHHHFELCGWSEMKVVSVFSIVTALCCIIALLGI; encoded by the coding sequence ATGGATTCTAGGCAATTAATGCCCGTTGTAATAGCTTTTGTTATTAGCTTAACTTTATGCCCAATCATTATTCCATTTCTAAAAAGGCTTAAATGGGGGCAATATGTTAGAAACAACGGTCCCAAAAGCCATCTGCGCAAAACAGGTACACCCACAATGGGCGGTATTGTTATCTTGCTTGGGATTGTTTTAACATCAATCCTATACCTGAAGGATAATAGAGATATTATACCGGTTCTGTTTGCTACAGTGGGCTTTGGCTTAATCGGATTTCTGGATGATTATCTGAAGATTGTTATGAAAAGATCAATGGGACTTAAGGTCTGGCAGAAACTGTTAGGACAGATACTGGTAACAATAATTTTTGTGATTTATTTCACAAAACATACGGAGGTGGGAACTTCTGTATTAATGCCCTTTTCAGGAGGATTCGACGAAGGTTACTATCTTGAAATCGGTATATGGTTTATTCCAATGATGATCTTTATTATGCTTGGAACTGTTAATGGGGCTAATTTTACTGACGGACTGGATGGTCTGGCTGCCAGTGTTACTTTGCAGATAACTACTTTTTTCTCTGTTGCGGCGATTGTGGTGGGCAGCAGCATATCACCGATAACCAATGCAGCAGCAGGCAGTCTGTTAGGGTTCCTGGTATTTAACATATATCCGGCAAGGGTATTTATGGGGGATACCGGTTCATTAGCATTAGGTGGTTTTGTAGCTGCTTCAGCTTTTATGCTGAAGATGCCGTTATTTCTGATAATTGTAGGTTTAATATATCTCATTGAGGTGATTTCGGTAATATTACAAATAGCATACTTTAGGATAACAGGGGGAAAGCGAATATTTCGTATGGCCCCTATTCACCATCATTTTGAATTATGCGGTTGGTCAGAAATGAAAGTAGTATCAGTATTTTCCATAGTAACTGCCCTTTGTTGTATTATTGCATTACTTGGAATCTGA
- a CDS encoding penicillin-binding transpeptidase domain-containing protein translates to MARNKTFNRRNVFIVVAVIVIAATLLTVRLAYLMIAKSADYAERAQKLHERERAIKAERGIIYDRNGIILADNKPVSTISVIHSQIKEPEKVIKFLSETLGLSEAYVRKRVEKNSSIERIKSNVDKTLADKIREFDLDGVMVDEDYKRYYPYGDLASKVIGFTGGDNQGIIGLEVEYDDYLKGIDGTILTLTTAYGVEIDNAAEDRIEPVAGKDLYTSIDVNIQKYAEQAAMKVLEAKNANNVKMILMNPQNGEIYACVNVPEFDLNDPYTLTESALNGLDVSTLTDKQKNDLLNNMWRNASISDTYEPGSTFKVVTATAALEEKVVKLTDRFHCPGFKIVEDRRIRCHKAGGHGSEDFIDGIKNSCNPVFMEIGARVGVTNMYKYFDRLGLFRKTGVDLPGEAKSIMHKPDNVGAVELATISFGQSFQITPLQLLVAASAIVNGGKIVTPHFGVEVKGKDGTIVKTLNYEEQENAVSKETSDLMKQLLETVVSDGTGNRAYLAGYHIGGKTATSEKLPRSSNKYISSFLGFAPADNPQIIGIVLIDEPEGIYYGGTIAAPVIAEVYENALPYLGIEPVYTEEEIKENNIGTMIMPDLAGLSKAEVKKLLKDYTFKEVYYDGEGEKVKSQFPLKGEEINNNSNLILYME, encoded by the coding sequence ATGGCAAGAAATAAAACCTTTAACCGCAGGAATGTTTTTATCGTAGTTGCGGTGATTGTAATTGCTGCTACTCTCCTTACAGTCAGGCTGGCATATTTAATGATTGCCAAATCAGCGGATTATGCTGAAAGAGCTCAGAAGCTTCATGAGAGGGAAAGAGCTATCAAAGCAGAAAGAGGAATAATTTATGACAGGAACGGAATTATTTTAGCAGATAATAAGCCTGTCAGTACCATATCCGTAATACATAGCCAGATTAAAGAACCTGAAAAGGTAATCAAGTTCCTCTCTGAAACCTTAGGCCTTAGCGAAGCTTATGTTCGTAAGAGAGTGGAGAAGAATTCTTCTATTGAAAGAATAAAATCCAATGTAGATAAAACATTAGCCGATAAAATCAGAGAATTTGATTTGGATGGCGTTATGGTTGACGAAGATTACAAAAGATATTACCCTTATGGTGATTTAGCCTCCAAAGTAATAGGTTTTACAGGCGGAGATAATCAGGGTATTATTGGGCTGGAAGTTGAGTATGACGATTATTTGAAAGGTATTGATGGTACCATATTAACTCTTACTACAGCATACGGAGTTGAGATTGATAATGCAGCGGAGGACAGAATTGAACCTGTTGCTGGAAAAGATCTGTATACCAGTATTGATGTGAATATACAAAAGTACGCTGAACAGGCCGCCATGAAAGTATTGGAAGCCAAAAATGCAAACAATGTAAAGATGATTCTGATGAATCCGCAAAATGGTGAAATCTATGCATGCGTTAATGTACCGGAGTTTGATCTTAATGATCCGTACACTTTAACAGAATCTGCATTAAATGGCCTGGATGTTTCAACTTTAACAGATAAACAGAAAAATGACCTACTTAATAACATGTGGAGAAATGCAAGTATCAGTGACACCTATGAACCCGGTTCAACTTTTAAGGTTGTTACTGCAACAGCCGCTTTGGAAGAGAAGGTTGTAAAACTTACAGATAGATTTCACTGCCCGGGTTTTAAAATAGTGGAAGACCGCAGAATCCGCTGCCACAAGGCCGGCGGACATGGCAGTGAAGATTTTATAGATGGTATTAAGAACTCCTGTAACCCTGTCTTTATGGAAATTGGGGCAAGGGTGGGAGTAACTAATATGTATAAGTACTTTGACAGATTAGGACTATTTCGTAAAACAGGTGTGGACCTTCCCGGTGAAGCTAAGTCTATTATGCATAAACCGGATAACGTAGGTGCGGTTGAACTGGCTACCATTTCCTTTGGACAGTCATTTCAGATAACTCCCCTGCAGCTATTAGTAGCTGCCAGCGCTATCGTGAATGGAGGGAAAATCGTAACTCCTCATTTTGGCGTTGAAGTAAAAGGGAAAGATGGTACCATAGTAAAGACTCTGAACTATGAGGAGCAGGAAAATGCCGTCTCGAAAGAAACCTCGGATTTAATGAAACAGCTTCTTGAAACAGTTGTATCTGATGGTACTGGAAACCGTGCTTACCTGGCAGGTTATCATATTGGCGGAAAAACTGCAACTTCTGAGAAATTACCAAGAAGCAGCAACAAATACATATCCTCATTTCTTGGCTTTGCTCCTGCCGATAATCCGCAGATCATTGGCATTGTTTTGATAGATGAACCGGAAGGCATATATTACGGTGGAACGATTGCAGCTCCTGTTATTGCTGAAGTATATGAAAATGCACTTCCTTACCTTGGTATCGAACCCGTATACACTGAGGAGGAAATCAAGGAAAATAATATCGGAACAATGATAATGCCTGATTTAGCAGGATTATCAAAAGCAGAGGTGAAGAAGCTCTTAAAAGACTATACTTTTAAGGAAGTATATTATGATGGTGAGGGCGAAAAGGTAAAAAGCCAATTTCCATTAAAAGGTGAAGAGATTAATAACAACAGTAACTTGATTCTGTATATGGAATAG
- a CDS encoding FtsW/RodA/SpoVE family cell cycle protein, protein MTREERDKGKSRKLHSYYDYNLLFLTIFLVCFGLVMVYSTSSYNAARKYLNPAYYLEKQGAFAILGIVVMLIVSKIDYRIYKIKFPVIKLRPVVALYFLCIILQICVLLFAKEINGSKRWLSLGPLGTFQPSELSKVAIILFTAYIVCLSPKRLDKFTGFLRIAAYVVPLIGLVLSQNFSTALVMGLIMVAICFVASRKKLYFIVSGGLMAAIGAIFIFFVSYRSERITVWLNVETHEKGYQILQGLYAIASGRIFGKGLGESMQKLGFIPESHNDMIFAVICEELGLFGAIAVILLFVLVIWRLFIIAVNAPDLFGGLIATGVLTHIAAQVLINIAVVTNTIPSTGIPLPFISYGGTSLLVLLTEMGIVLSVSNQIKYEK, encoded by the coding sequence ATGACAAGGGAAGAAAGAGATAAAGGAAAATCCAGAAAACTTCATAGCTACTATGATTACAATCTGTTGTTTCTTACGATTTTTCTGGTGTGCTTTGGACTGGTTATGGTTTACAGCACCAGCTCCTATAATGCAGCCAGGAAATATTTAAATCCAGCGTACTATCTGGAAAAACAAGGTGCCTTTGCAATTCTTGGAATCGTTGTAATGCTGATTGTTTCAAAGATTGATTATCGAATATACAAAATAAAATTTCCGGTGATAAAGCTAAGGCCGGTTGTAGCATTGTACTTTTTATGTATCATTCTGCAAATTTGTGTTTTATTATTTGCCAAAGAGATAAACGGTTCAAAAAGGTGGCTTTCCTTAGGGCCCCTTGGAACCTTTCAGCCTTCTGAGCTTTCCAAAGTTGCCATAATCCTGTTTACAGCTTATATTGTCTGTCTTTCACCGAAACGGCTGGATAAGTTTACGGGCTTTTTGCGAATAGCGGCATATGTTGTGCCTCTCATAGGACTTGTATTGTCTCAGAATTTCAGTACTGCTCTTGTAATGGGCCTTATTATGGTGGCGATATGTTTTGTTGCCAGCAGGAAGAAACTTTACTTTATTGTTTCTGGCGGTTTAATGGCTGCCATTGGTGCCATATTCATCTTTTTTGTTAGTTATCGAAGTGAAAGAATTACAGTCTGGTTGAATGTTGAGACTCACGAGAAAGGGTACCAGATACTTCAGGGGCTCTATGCCATTGCCTCGGGCCGGATCTTCGGTAAAGGCCTGGGAGAGAGTATGCAAAAGCTTGGTTTTATTCCGGAATCTCATAACGATATGATATTTGCGGTTATTTGTGAAGAACTGGGACTCTTTGGAGCAATTGCAGTAATTCTGCTTTTTGTCCTGGTTATCTGGAGACTATTTATTATTGCGGTAAATGCACCGGATCTTTTTGGAGGGTTAATAGCCACCGGTGTATTAACACATATAGCAGCACAGGTCCTCATTAACATAGCGGTAGTTACCAATACAATTCCTTCTACCGGAATACCATTACCCTTTATATCATACGGAGGAACATCACTTCTTGTGTTGCTGACGGAAATGGGAATTGTGTTAAGTGTATCCAATCAGATTAAGTATGAAAAATAG
- the murD gene encoding UDP-N-acetylmuramoyl-L-alanine--D-glutamate ligase: MKLDNKTVLVFGTGLSGISAVHFLEDITDKIIVYDTNASLDIEAIREKLTDSFTGEIVLGELKEECLETVNLAVLSPGVPTDLPVVNRIREKNIPIWGEVELAYYKARGKIAAITGTNGKTTTTSLVGDIMRAYFEEVFVVGNIGIPYTDIACKTSEASVTVIEMSSFQLETIVDFRPQVSAILNITPDHLNRHHTMENYIAAKLNIAKNQGADDVCILNYEDEVLREAGKGIKTNVLYFSSLRKLEKGIYLEGDNIIYSDGSNRVTVVDVTQMNIFGRHNYENTMAAIGIALSLKVPVEAINKAVRNFIAVEHRIEFVTTKNGVKYYNDSKGTNPDASIKAIESMPAPTCLIAGGYDKGSEYDEWMEAFKGKIKALVLIGQTKDKIAETARNHGFHDIYMTDSLQEAVEICHRLSQEGDCVLLSPACASWDMFPNYEERGRLFKEYVRNL; the protein is encoded by the coding sequence ATGAAACTGGATAATAAAACTGTATTGGTATTTGGTACCGGATTAAGTGGTATTTCAGCCGTTCATTTCCTGGAGGATATAACAGATAAGATAATCGTATATGATACCAATGCCAGTCTGGATATAGAGGCAATCAGAGAAAAGCTTACGGATTCCTTTACGGGAGAAATAGTATTGGGCGAACTGAAGGAGGAATGTCTGGAGACTGTCAATTTAGCTGTTTTAAGCCCTGGAGTTCCAACAGATTTGCCCGTTGTAAACAGAATCAGGGAGAAAAATATACCGATTTGGGGCGAAGTAGAACTGGCTTACTATAAAGCCAGAGGTAAAATCGCTGCCATAACCGGAACAAATGGTAAAACTACTACTACCTCTTTGGTAGGTGATATTATGAGAGCGTATTTTGAAGAGGTATTTGTTGTCGGTAATATCGGCATACCATATACAGATATAGCCTGTAAGACTTCTGAGGCTTCTGTAACTGTAATTGAAATGAGCAGTTTTCAATTGGAGACGATTGTAGATTTCAGACCACAGGTAAGTGCAATCCTTAATATAACTCCGGATCATCTTAACCGTCATCATACCATGGAAAACTACATTGCTGCAAAGTTGAATATCGCGAAAAATCAAGGTGCAGATGATGTGTGCATACTAAATTATGAAGATGAAGTTTTGAGGGAAGCCGGCAAAGGAATCAAGACAAACGTATTGTATTTTAGCAGTCTTAGAAAGTTAGAGAAGGGAATATATCTGGAGGGTGACAATATAATATACAGTGATGGAAGTAACAGAGTGACTGTGGTTGATGTTACCCAGATGAATATATTCGGCAGACATAATTATGAAAATACTATGGCAGCCATAGGAATCGCACTTTCTCTGAAAGTTCCTGTAGAGGCTATCAATAAAGCAGTCAGAAACTTTATTGCTGTGGAGCACCGTATTGAATTTGTCACAACAAAAAACGGTGTAAAATATTACAACGATTCAAAAGGAACCAATCCGGATGCTTCCATAAAAGCCATTGAATCTATGCCTGCACCCACCTGCCTTATTGCCGGAGGATATGACAAGGGATCCGAATATGATGAGTGGATGGAAGCCTTTAAGGGTAAGATAAAAGCGCTGGTACTGATTGGCCAGACAAAAGATAAAATTGCAGAAACAGCCAGAAATCATGGTTTTCATGACATCTATATGACAGACAGTTTACAGGAAGCAGTGGAAATCTGTCACAGATTATCACAGGAAGGGGATTGTGTACTACTGTCTCCTGCCTGCGCAAGTTGGGATATGTTCCCTAATTATGAAGAAAGAGGCCGTCTCTTTAAGGAATACGTAAGAAATTTATAA
- a CDS encoding peptidoglycan D,D-transpeptidase FtsI family protein, with protein sequence MANQGMKQRRTKKIKKFTNRMSSRLLFVFSVILIFMTVLIGRIVWLNHTDGVRYEKKVLSQQTYTSTTIPYQRGSILDRNGTVLAYSEKVYNVILDVYYALSEKEYAEPTKKALINSFEGVTEEKINKLYEEKKTSRYSIILKSISYEDMEKFKELAKADKNIQGVWFEEDYKRRYPYETLASSVLGFTTNDNNGNWGIEQFYNDTLNGTNGIEFGYMDSELKLEKNVKSSINGNTVVSTIDANVQRIIQDHIKAYIKEYDPDNMGVIVMNPNNGEILAMASNQEYDLNKPTDLTPFFTKDEIKGMTEEEKMNFLNNLWRNYTISNSIEPGSTFKPFTIAAALEENLIKPSDTFYCDGGEVILGTPVGCSKRTGHGEITLTQALMVSCNDALMQIVEKEGAKLFTSYQKYFGFGGKTGIDLPGEESGILFANDKLSKLDLAISSFGQTFNVTMIQMAAGYSSLVNGGYYYEPHIVKEVLNSGGSVVSTNDKKLVKLSVSSTTSDFLKEALLKTVAEGTAHGAQVTGYEIGGKTGTAQTYPRAAEEKLLSFIGSVPAKDPQLVVYVVIHNPKKVEKKKQSSALATEEAGAIMAEILPLLEIYPAADSDGAVTNTGKGTDNANKESTGNKENAGNTENSENSSNQENGQATNTQDNETQSSNQDTEQQTEDGFPVEGSIDPLPDAIGDNAGDNATADDTESQDNNSEYNSSGGND encoded by the coding sequence ATGGCTAATCAAGGAATGAAACAAAGAAGAACAAAAAAGATTAAGAAGTTTACAAATCGTATGAGCAGCAGATTACTTTTCGTATTTTCTGTGATACTGATATTTATGACGGTACTTATAGGACGAATCGTGTGGTTAAATCATACGGATGGGGTTCGGTACGAAAAAAAAGTCCTTTCACAGCAGACTTACACAAGTACTACGATACCTTACCAAAGAGGAAGCATACTTGACCGAAATGGTACGGTATTAGCTTATAGTGAAAAGGTATACAATGTTATCTTAGATGTTTATTACGCCTTATCTGAGAAAGAATATGCGGAGCCGACAAAAAAAGCACTTATTAATTCTTTTGAAGGTGTAACGGAAGAAAAAATCAATAAGCTTTATGAAGAGAAGAAAACCAGCAGGTACAGCATTATATTAAAGAGCATATCCTACGAGGATATGGAGAAATTCAAAGAGCTTGCAAAAGCAGATAAAAATATTCAGGGCGTATGGTTTGAAGAGGATTATAAACGCAGATACCCTTATGAAACTTTAGCATCGAGTGTCCTGGGCTTCACGACAAATGATAATAATGGAAACTGGGGTATTGAGCAATTTTATAATGATACTTTAAATGGCACAAACGGTATTGAATTCGGGTATATGGATTCAGAATTGAAATTGGAAAAAAATGTGAAGTCCTCCATTAACGGAAATACAGTAGTATCAACCATAGATGCAAATGTACAGAGAATTATACAAGATCATATAAAAGCATACATAAAAGAGTATGACCCGGATAATATGGGTGTCATTGTTATGAATCCGAACAATGGTGAGATTTTAGCAATGGCTTCTAATCAAGAATATGATTTAAACAAACCGACAGATCTTACACCTTTCTTTACAAAAGATGAAATAAAAGGTATGACAGAAGAAGAAAAAATGAATTTCTTGAATAATCTGTGGAGAAATTATACCATTAGTAATTCCATAGAGCCTGGTTCAACTTTTAAACCTTTTACTATAGCTGCTGCATTGGAAGAAAATCTGATAAAACCCAGCGATACTTTTTATTGTGATGGCGGCGAGGTTATATTGGGGACTCCTGTTGGGTGTTCTAAGAGAACAGGGCATGGTGAGATTACATTAACACAGGCACTGATGGTTTCCTGTAATGATGCATTAATGCAGATCGTAGAAAAAGAAGGCGCAAAATTATTTACAAGCTATCAGAAATATTTTGGATTTGGTGGAAAAACAGGAATTGATCTTCCGGGTGAAGAATCAGGAATTCTTTTTGCAAACGATAAATTATCCAAGCTAGACCTTGCAATCAGCAGCTTCGGACAGACTTTTAATGTAACTATGATACAGATGGCAGCAGGTTACTCCTCTTTGGTGAATGGCGGATATTACTACGAACCCCATATTGTAAAAGAAGTATTGAACTCTGGTGGAAGTGTAGTATCCACCAATGACAAGAAGCTTGTAAAGTTATCTGTTTCCAGTACTACCTCTGACTTCTTAAAAGAAGCCTTATTAAAGACAGTGGCTGAAGGAACGGCTCATGGAGCGCAGGTAACTGGTTATGAAATCGGAGGTAAAACTGGAACGGCACAGACGTATCCCAGAGCTGCCGAAGAAAAGCTTTTGTCATTTATCGGAAGTGTTCCTGCAAAGGACCCACAGTTAGTTGTTTATGTGGTCATACATAATCCTAAAAAAGTAGAAAAGAAAAAGCAGAGCAGTGCATTGGCAACAGAAGAAGCCGGTGCGATAATGGCAGAGATTCTACCCTTGTTGGAGATTTATCCAGCTGCTGATAGTGATGGAGCAGTAACGAACACTGGAAAAGGTACTGATAACGCAAACAAGGAAAGCACAGGGAATAAAGAAAACGCTGGGAATACCGAAAATTCTGAGAACAGCTCTAATCAGGAAAACGGACAGGCAACCAATACTCAGGATAATGAAACACAGAGCAGTAACCAGGATACAGAACAACAGACTGAAGATGGATTTCCTGTTGAAGGCAGTATCGATCCTCTTCCAGATGCAATAGGTGATAACGCAGGAGATAATGCAACTGCTGATGATACGGAATCACAAGATAATAATTCAGAGTACAATTCTTCTGGAGGCAATGATTAA